From the Diadema setosum chromosome 6, eeDiaSeto1, whole genome shotgun sequence genome, the window ggagacgaagtgcgaccctcactgaccaatcagaaacgaggtaatcaagtgctgccggtgcgtgcgtgtacgtgtacagtacacagcgtaattatgaatattcatgtggtttggaaagtccggggctaagaaagacgagtgtaaaaaggtcagttttctccttagccccggacaagagatagtacgggactaattggcgagtgtaaaaagctgaaaaaattggtacgggactaacgatagtcctgggtcagagaaagtccggggttaagaaacacaagtgtaaaaagcccttaataGTGTTACAGTCATTTCTGTATTCTAAACTTCGTTTTTCTTCAGAATTGTGTATATTTTAAACATGTTTGATGTCTGTATTGTGTCACTTTACCGAGTTCGCCTGTGACGATGATTATACCGAAATGCTGTATCATAGATGCTGTTTGAGTACAAGCACCAAAATCTCTAGAACACAACGAATCTGTATAAAAATTGGAAGATCCGTTCAAAAATATGGCAGTTTAAAGTTTTGCTGTTTAATCattgcaaaaattaaaaaaaaaaagcaaacaaacaccgGTCTTTTTTATGTCAGTAGTGGTGGGTTTGATACGTTGCAGCGCAATTACAATCAGCTGACGATCGGCTGATGTTGTTACCGATCCAATCTGAAATTGTTAAGTTCAAACGGACTACTTCTTAAGTTGTGACTTATCGCTTGTCCCTATTACTACGGCTTCGTTCCTTTTCAACAAACGTGTTTCTATCCAAAAGTATGGACGCACGtttacaaaaatgtttgagaagaaagaaaagaaatcatttcagtTATTAGTTAAACCTTTTCGAAAATAATATTCTTATTTGAGAATTCttatttgaaatataatgaATACTTCTGCATTTTGTCATATTTCGAAGATAAAATAGAATATTGATATGACTACTCTAAAAAAGTCACACATTTTTCATGATTGTCAGTCTACTCAGAATGTACCTTGTCCTGAAAAGCATTTTCATGAAGTTGAAAGTATAAGTTGTATTATCAACAGAAACAAACTGTTGTGCATTCCTTAGATAACTCCAGTCATGAACGATAtcaaaatgtatacaaaataatCTACaattaaatcatttattttcccCCATCACCATCATGGCCTAGGCTCTTTGTTGTAGGAAGGAAAATAAAGTATCCGGATTCGATATGCTAATTGTGACATTCGTTGTGGTACACACCCTAGGTAATCTGTTAGGGCATCTCTTTTTATCACctttatcattaatttcatacattgaaaaaaaaaagctttcttTCGCTTTATTTTCAGATGAATCGAATTCTTTTTAATTTACCGATATTCTTCAAATACTTACTGACATGttaaaacataattattacGCAGGAGATAGGGACCGACAAATCATCTTAAAATCTATGAAAGACTTAATATActttttagcaatttttttttttaaacaataccAATATATGTTGTATTGTATTACACTCCGGTAACTCCCGAATGGTAAATTGGTTTTAGAGTAGATATTAGATTTTCCTGGAAATACAAAAGGCTTAATAAAGATTGTTGTAAATCATATCTCTGAATATTgacattgttattattttcttgAAGTATTCTCCACCCATTCTCCTCTCACCTTAAATTGTAGTTTTATATCATCATGATTATATCTGTATAAAGGTATCCTCGCTTGCTCAAATACCCACCAATATTTGATCACCCGTTTTATTACCCAAAAAAAGTTTGACAATTATCTATATCATTTACAACCATGATTTCACATTGATGTCTGTTCTTATAACCAGAACAGAATTCTTAACGTTAAAGGTTTATATGATGAGTTTAAAACCTGTCGTGTTCATTTTCAATTACATCTTCAAACGAGTTGCGAACCTTATCTGAttgaacataaaaagaaaataacccCTTGTCTcgtaataaatgaataaataaataaatgtatatgatatatatatatatatatatatatattgtgacgaATGTTCGCGTCGCTGCCATATATCCCACTGGTCCTTACGCCATATATGTGTTGTGAATAACTTTGGTGGTAGATGTGTGTGATGATAGATTGGTGTCTACGACGAACTTCGGTCAGGATGGCCAAGCTAGGCGCGAGTTCGTTCGGCCGCAATATACGGCCCAAGATACCAGTTAATTCCTACCAATTATTTATTCCTACCAGTTCTCCATCAACAGTCCATCATACCAGCTTCACACATTTACTACTGAATTACGTCTACCAATAGAACTATCTTTACTACCAGTCACCACCAAAGACCACTCACCTGCACTCACTTTAGGGTTTTCACGTAGGAAAAATCACTCTTCCCTCAATGGTTTAACTTCCAACTGGTAGTATTTAATTCTGAATACTTGAATAACAGTCCAACAATCCAACACGCGTTTACAGTTCACTGCGCCCGCCCACACGGTTTTGCTACCATCAAATTCCGAACTAAGTCCTGCTCCAGTATGCTATAGGTTGCAAAAACCTAGACTAGCGTCACACTTAGCCCCTGCAATAAATCTGCTAAAGACTCGACCGCTAAAGCTCGATCCACTCAACACGTGCTACGACATGTTTACCCTATCCGTCCCAACTCGACAACGAATCGAGAACTTAATTACCGTATTATATCTTTACTCAATAATTATAAGCGTAGTTAATCAATATTTCTACCACTAAAttaccaataaaaaaaacaattctCACCAAACCCCTACATATTTAGTCTCAAATTACTGGTATCTATTATTTCTCTCTGAATCATAAATCATCTTACCCCCTCCATACCCCTATCTTACATAATATtcaataattttaccaaaaccggAATTTTAGACCTCGCTTAGTAACATCATTACCATATAATAATCGATTACACTTTAATACTATCGATAGTAAATTATCAATACACAGCTTATTATATACAGACTATACAGCGGAATTGATCGATTTCGCTACACGACCCCCCGACCCACCAAGCTCGGTCCCCGAGCTTATACCACTTAATATTCTGAACACTTTAAACGTCAATACTTTAAACACAAACCGACCTCCATTACATTCCGACTGGTATCAACTACCCTGGTATCAACTACCAAAATACTTATACTGGTGTCCACCGACCACCAAATCTTTTAAAACATCATCTTATGATTTATAAGAACACTCATTACTTCTTTCGGACCATAAACACTATGTACATTCTAATGCTACTTCTCCAACCTTGTCTATTACCTTTGCTTCCAACATGGACACAACAAACTCTAAatgtgagaagaagaagaaaggctATGGCTCCAAAACCAGCCGTCATATATACCAATCGCAATGTTGATACCGATATGATTCTACCAACTCTTCCGAACGATTCTACCAACACCTGGTATCGCTTTAATCACTTTACTCCACTACCTCTCGGGACGATTACATCTCCGTACATAAACTTCACTGATTCCAACTTAATACCATCGTTTTCTTTTGAAAACAATTACATCGGTAATATCCATCAATCTTCAAAAAATATTCAACTGTAACAACTTAATGTCCAATTTAAATTGGGCAGATTAAATTTAGCGTCCGTATCTGCCCTTCTCTACCAATAATCGCTTCCACATCTTCCTTCCGGTATCTGCTACCACTTTCCTATCTTCGCGAACAATTAACTTGATAATACTCATCAGTCTTCAAGAAATATTAAACTGTAACAACTTGATGTCCAAATTAAATTGGGCAGATTAAATTTAGCGTCCGTATCTGCCCTTCTCTACCAATAATCGCTTCCACATTTTCCTTCCGGTATTTGCTACCATTTTCACTATCTCCGCGAACAGTCCTCAGAAACGTCCAATTATAACTTATTGTCCAAACTCAAATGGGCAAATTATGTTTAACGTCCATACCTGCCCATGCATTTCTACCAAATTTCGCTTCCACTACTTTTCCTCCACGGTTTCCGTCACTACCTCCAAAAACTCGCCACCGGTCGTCAGGAACCGCTCTGTCTTCCTGGTCCACGTTCGGCCAGGCCGCAACATCAGCGTCTCGGTAGCGCTGAAACAGGTCTTCCCTCTGCGACGTAACTCTCCTAGCCTCCCTCGGATAATCCCCCCGTCAATGTCGGATGGTGACACCTGGACCCCGATTTCACATGTTACCGGGGATTTGACTTCAGGTACCACGTCCTCGATCACGAATCGCCTCCTTCCGCCCGTCAAGTCGAGGAGCCCGCCGCCATAATTATCCTCATCCAGCACCGGGGTACTGCTTCCCTCAGAGGTGACACTCCTCTCCGGGCTAACACTCTTCTCAGGGGTGCACCTCTCAGGCGTGCGTCGGGAAGGGGTTGAAGTAGAGGGGTGCAGGGGAGATCTACTCCTGGGTCTGCTTTGCGTTGACGGCGGCTTCTTATTCTTAATTGGCGCATAAACTGGGGTTTTCAAATGTACGCGCCCTGGAGCTACATCGGTGGCGTAAGTTCCGTAGTGGCGTTCTAATTCTCGCCTGTGCAGTGTCTGGAAAGCACAGCGATCGCACTTAAATTTAGGGGTGTGCACGTCGAATTCGTGTCGTTGCATCGAGCTTCTACTGGAAAAGGACCGCCGGCACACCTTACAACGGTAGACTTCTCCTCTATCTGAACAGGACTTGGGCTTGGGGGTAGACATCGTTCTGCATATTCGACAAATAATACCAATCGAATGTTACTCATGTCTTTAGTCAAATTCCTACAGTCATTCATACACATCTTAATAATCAATTCGTGCGAAGCTGGTATCTGACATAGTCCATATTCGCTGCTGCTTCTTCTCTTCCGGTGTTAGTTGCTGGACGCTGGCGGTACTACTACCTAGTATCACAGCTCCTAAGCCGTCCGGTAGCATTCCGTGGGGTTTTGAAATACAGCCCCGCTGTGCTGACGTCACTGGTAGATCCAGGCCCTGCTGACCCAGGCagctttttcttctttaataaCGGACAGTACTTAATGGTGTGAGCCTCGTCCCTGGTGGCGCGACAAATCGGGCATCTGTATGCCCGAAGCACAGGACAGGTAGTTTTTCCGTCTATGGACTTCAGCGCATGGCTTCCGTAGACctgcaaactttcaccattgtttttGCAGAAAACGCACCAGGGCACTGATCTGCTGAGTGGTCCATCACTTCCATCTCGTCCTCGTAGAGCGGTGATGTCTGGTAGAATCCCCTCGTTGCTCAGCCAACGGCTACCAGTTGACAGACACCCAGCTGCATCGCCGTCCTTCCGTAAGGCCGGATACTGGTATCTCGTCCCTAGGTCCTGGGATCCACCCTTTTTCGTCACTGTCGCTTTACATTCGTTTGACCCCAGGTAGCTATTGAACGGGCCTCGCACCTGTTCGAAATCAAAGAACTGGTTGCCCGTCTCTTGGTCCATGGactccctcttcttcttccccgTTGACACCAGCTTACTCAGCCCGAAATAATCGTTGAAGGGACTGTACAAATCGTCCCCTTTGGAAGATGCCATGGCGTCACCTGCACTGCACCTGCACATTAATAATACCACAGTCTTTAATCCTCTTTATTTAGCTCGTCGAATATATTCGAGTACCACTCGATTATTTAGATTCGTTACTTAGTGCCTAGTTATCTATAATACTGCGGCCGACGCCTATCCCTCCTTGGATAACGCCTTCCCCCATTCCATTCATCATCGTCTTCTGCCGTTGGCACAGTCGGAGACTCCCGGTTCCTAACTGGCGATTGAGAATCCACTTCTCCCTCTTCATAGGTAGAGGGGTGGGTAGCATCAGCTTCTTCCAGCCCTGACTCTTCCAGCTCTTCGTTGGCAGCAGTACCTTGCTGCTGGGTTCCAGCCTGTACCGCCTCCCTGTTTGGTTCGAACTCCCAAACTGGTCTTGGTACCCCCGTGTACTGCTTCAAACGATCTACGTGGACAACCAATGGCTTGGAGCGAGGCGTCAATTGGAGTCGAACAGTCACGTCGGATAACTTGGTGACTATCAGGTACGGTCCCAGCCATTTGGTCTGTAGTTTTGGACTCTGTCCTTTCACCCTCATCTTGCGCCGTAGCCAAGCATACTGGCCCTGGTTGAAGGCAGATCCATAGGCCTTCTGGTCATAGAACTGTTTCTGCTTCCTACAGGCCGACATCTGTTTTGCCCTGGCTCGGTTGTGGGCCCTCTGCATCCGAATCCGTAGCCCCTCCGCGTAATCGGTCTGGAGGTCCTGCTGGCCGTCAACATCATCTGGCGTGACGAGATCCCCGGGTAGTACCAATTCTCGCCCCAACATTAGCATGTTGGGAGTTTCCCCAGTTGATTCCTGAGCACAGCTACGGTAGGCACAGGTGGCGAAAGGGAGGAGTTGATCCCAATCCTTTTCCTGCCTCTCCACGTCCAGTAGTGCAGCAACTGTGTCTATTAGTGTGCGGTTGTACCTTTCTACGAGCCCGTCTGACTTTGGGTTGTAGGCTGTGGTCCTGGTCTTGTTCACCCCCATCAGTTTGCAGACTTCACTGAAGACTTCAGAGATGAAATTGCGGCCTTGGTCTGAATGCACGAATCTCGGCACTCCAAATCGACAAATGTACTCCACCACCAACTTCTCCGCCACTGTCTCCGCCCTTTCATCTGGTATTGGgtaggcctccatccattttgTGAAGTAGTCGCCAATCACCAGGATGTACTTGTTCCCATGCTTGGTCCGGGGGAAAGGGCCCATGATGTCCAGTGCCACCCTCTCCATCGGGAACCCACCAATTCTTTGTTGTAGTGGTGCTCGATTACCTTTACCAGGACACTTCCTTCTGGCACATACGTCACATTGTCTGAGGGCGGAACGAACATCAGCCGCCATGCCGACCCAGTAGTACCGCAACTTCAATCGCCCTAGTGTTTTCTTGAAACCAAAATGTCCCCCAGTAAGAGCTGAATGGACCTCACGTATCGCATCCTTGATGAGCGCCCTTGGTAGGATGGTCTGTCTCCGGGTGTTGGTACCATCCGCTGACTCCCATCTGCGGACCAGCACGCCGTCTACCACCTCCAATGCGCCCCAGTGCTCCAACAATCGAGTTGCTTTTTCCGGCCAAGATGACACCACTTCATTGGCTGGCTTCACCCCTCGAATCTTCGCAGCTCTCACCACTTGTATGT encodes:
- the LOC140229773 gene encoding uncharacterized protein, yielding MASSKGDDLYSPFNDYFGLSKLVSTGKKKRESMDQETGNQFFDFEQVRGPFNSYLGSNECKATVTKKGGSQDLGTRYQYPALRKDGDAAGCLSTGSRWLSNEGILPDITALRGRDGSDGPLSRSVPWCVFCKNNGESLQVYGSHALKSIDGKTTCPVLRAYRCPICRATRDEAHTIKYCPLLKKKKLPGSAGPGSTSDVSTAGLYFKTPRNATGRLRSCDTR